From one Streptomyces sp. Q6 genomic stretch:
- a CDS encoding SMI1/KNR4 family protein — protein MVRVEELEAALAAMTQWRAPGGRGVDWGVLEADLGTALPVDFRSLAAAYPVLVIGDFLTVSLPAPGAEAAWASESRNDEILQDLHEMEDMEDYVPYPQPGGLISWGESDRGDAFYWKTSPADPDAWPVVIRTDNADWIGFPMGVVEFLTGWFGHTLDVPGLPGSFPGGSPAVRGLSDRVG, from the coding sequence ATGGTGAGGGTCGAGGAGCTGGAGGCCGCGCTTGCGGCGATGACACAGTGGCGGGCGCCCGGCGGGCGCGGCGTGGACTGGGGCGTACTCGAGGCGGACCTCGGAACGGCGCTGCCGGTGGACTTCCGTTCGCTCGCGGCGGCGTACCCGGTACTCGTCATCGGTGACTTCCTCACGGTGTCGCTGCCGGCACCCGGCGCGGAGGCCGCCTGGGCCTCCGAGTCCCGGAACGACGAGATCCTCCAGGATCTCCACGAGATGGAGGACATGGAGGACTACGTCCCCTACCCGCAGCCGGGCGGACTGATCTCCTGGGGGGAGTCCGACCGCGGTGACGCCTTCTACTGGAAGACGAGCCCTGCGGACCCGGACGCCTGGCCGGTGGTCATCCGCACGGACAACGCGGACTGGATCGGGTTCCCCATGGGGGTGGTCGAGTTCCTGACCGGCTGGTTCGGGCACACGCTCGACGTGCCCGGCCTGCCCGGGAGCTTTCCCGGCGGCAGTCCGGCAGTACGGGGCCTGAGTGACCGGGTCGGCTGA